The genomic interval CCGATGCCCGTTTCCAGGAGAGATCTTTCCAGGATGCGGTTTACGGACCGGGTGGTTAATCTTTTACCGAAACGATTTTTGAAAAGAGCCCTGCTGACGTGGCGCTTACGGGGCTCCTGAGCCTGGAGGGCAGAAAGATAATCTCTGACTGCTTCGAGGGCAATCGGCGTAGCCGGAACTATCCGTTCTTTACCGCCTTTACCTTTTATGCGCACGATTAAGTCCTCGTAAAATACGTCATCTTCGTCCAGCCCGCAGAGCTCGGAAACGCGAACCCCGGTTCCGTAAAGAGTTTCGAAGAGAGCCCAGTTTCTCACGATGCGCCAGCTTACGCCCGCTTTTTTCGCTTTGCCTTTCAACGCTTCAAGAAAAGCGTAAATCTCATCAACATCAAAATGAGGTGGACTGTTATAGCCTATCTTGGGAGATCGAATTACCTCTGCGGGGTTTTCTTCTATTATCGATCTGTCCTGAAGAAACCGGAAAAAGGTTTTTATGGCCGAAAGCTTTCTTGCTCTGGAGCGGGCTTTGAGCGCCCCAAGCCCTGCAAGAAAGCCGAGAACAGCCCTGTGATCGATTGATTCCGCTTCAGATCCTTTTGAGTTGCAGCAATTGTTTTTTCCGATCCAGTCGATGAACTGTTCAAGATCGGATCGGTAAGCTCTAACGGTCTCTGGGCTCAACCTCCGTTCACTGCGAAGATATTCTATGAACTCGTCCTTCCACTTCGACCACCGCTCCATGCACGATACCCCCCGTTATTTTGAGACCCGGCTCTACAAGTGTAAAATAGTTGTAGAGTTTTTTCCAAGCCCAAGTCTTCAGGCGGATCAATTTGTTCGGATCGGCTTTGACCAGGACAGGCGATTGAAATCAGGGAATACCCCCTTAAAAATCTCTGAATCTGTTCGAAGGCCGACAGGCTTACCATAATTACGAAAAGTTATACTACCAGCGATCTGGGTTTAAGGAAGATCTAATATTGTGTGGCATCCTTGAAAACGGATATGCCCTCGTCAGGGATCGGAGTAAAGTTAGCAACTCCTGCATTTCCATTTGAAGAATTTCCAAAATTTGTTTAATCATCCTTCGATTTTGACTGAGGTCGGAGGATTTATGAGGAAAATACCTTTTTACCAGGTTGACGCCTTTACCCTTAAGCCTTTCAGGGGCAATCCTGCTGCGGTTTGTATAATCGAAGAATGGCTGCCAGATCGTATAATGCAGCTTATTGCACGGGAGAATAACCTGAGTGAAACGGCCTTTGCTCTTGAGAGAAGAGAGGGCTTCTACGAACTCCGGTGGTTTACCCCCCTTGTCGAAGTGGACCTTTGCGGGCACGCGACACTTGCCACGGCCTTCGTCATCTACCGTGAACTCAGGCCCGGATACGACGGGCCAATCGAATTCAGCACCAGGAGCGGAATCCTTACGGTTTTTAAGGATCACGATGTTATCTACATGGATTTTCCGTCAAGAAAGGGGACGCCTGCCGAAAAGATCCCTTTGCTTGAAAGAGCTCTGGGTTCGGAGCCGGCAGAAGTTTACAGGTCAAGGGATCTTCTTGTCGTTTTTGACGACCCCGATGAGGTCATC from Thermodesulforhabdus norvegica carries:
- a CDS encoding tyrosine-type recombinase/integrase, yielding MERWSKWKDEFIEYLRSERRLSPETVRAYRSDLEQFIDWIGKNNCCNSKGSEAESIDHRAVLGFLAGLGALKARSRARKLSAIKTFFRFLQDRSIIEENPAEVIRSPKIGYNSPPHFDVDEIYAFLEALKGKAKKAGVSWRIVRNWALFETLYGTGVRVSELCGLDEDDVFYEDLIVRIKGKGGKERIVPATPIALEAVRDYLSALQAQEPRKRHVSRALFKNRFGKRLTTRSVNRILERSLLETGIGLRDGLGPHGIRHSFATHLLNAGADLRVIQEMLGHSRLETTQRYAHLHIDRIMELYDRAHPRGRKRKEF
- a CDS encoding PhzF family phenazine biosynthesis protein encodes the protein MRKIPFYQVDAFTLKPFRGNPAAVCIIEEWLPDRIMQLIARENNLSETAFALERREGFYELRWFTPLVEVDLCGHATLATAFVIYRELRPGYDGPIEFSTRSGILTVFKDHDVIYMDFPSRKGTPAEKIPLLERALGSEPAEVYRSRDLLVVFDDPDEVIKMKPDFAELQKLNDVLGVIVTAPHYEYDFVSRFFAPRAGVPEDPVTGSAHCTLIPYWSARLGKKSLRAYQASERGGEVICEDRGERVLIGGHGVLYAAGTIFVDDEEAEIG